The following proteins are co-located in the Plasmodium cynomolgi strain B DNA, scaffold: 0045, whole genome shotgun sequence genome:
- a CDS encoding hypothetical protein (putative), whose amino-acid sequence MKQNSDNRSYSMEDYTQCCYTSNEDGTPENNKIRNICKSFITYTLNLNNDSKINSFGRSKYITYLNYWLNMELKKLMKTVKEFTQFLEQHLNEGSYEHMVYNGLKDKLFDMDSDLYEEMDILHNLYISYNELDNAIKGGETCKQYAKKCVDFFNKGIDIYNKTNTSKFYKELTKFWIKYDKIKRTNDELKDNNLLDLPPIISLIQDLKEKTSQRARDSCQAIKVYNISEFLPRHKNILEMLSAHDKYEKLNNEIVDDDICAKYCEIPNSMEENKEAVNLLLAKHATNFKKLSDILTDTSSDDRCSYLLYWTYEKMLSIFDRSTDTSQNHYIINELNDTMIKINRELTSDKRCSYFIGRNIYEWQKEKDMHDYFKNHKKISECIEAENRNCNQYCAYLNYINDLYMNYINNCCVCYNNPNSDCSNMCPTYFKCKKDYYPPDLITKLKCTNTNANTKSPKSADEVFAYLIIDSDVIRKTNVPYLGTFTNLLFDPINPNNPISPSNPINTIMLHVIASIGVFFIFFLFYKVNISILKVNFLHEFI is encoded by the exons ATGAAGCAGAACAGTGATAACAGAAGTTATTCTATGGAAGATTACACACAATGTTGCTATACATCTAATGAAGATGGTACCCCTgaaaacaataaaattagaaatatttgtaaaagcTTTATAACCTATACCTTGAATTTGAATAATGATAgtaaaattaattctttCGGTCGcagtaaatatataacatatttaaattattggttAAAcatggaattaaaaaaattgatgaaaaCGGTTAAAGAATTTACGCAATTTCTTGAACAACATTTGAATGAAGGGTCTTATGAACACATGGTATACAATGGATTGAAGgataaattatttgataTGGATAGTGATCTTTATGAAGAAATGGATATCCTGCATAATTTGTATATTAGTTATAATGAATTAGATAATGCTATAAAAGGTGGAGAAACATGTAAACaatatgctaaaaaatgtgttgatttttttaataaaggcattgatatatataataaaacaaatacaagtaaattttataaagagttgacaaaattttggataaaatatgataaaataaaaaggacaaatgatgaattaaaagataataatttattagaTTTGCCTCCAATCATATCATTAATCCAAgatttaaaggaaaaaacttcCCAAAGAGCTAGAGATTCATGCCAAGCTATTAAAGTGTACAACATAAGTGAATTTCTACCAAGACAT aaaaatatattagaaATGTTAAGTGCTCatgataaatatgaaaaattgaacaatGAGATTGTCGATGATGATATATGTGCTAAATATTGTGAAATTCCAAATTCtatggaagaaaataaagaagcagTTAATTTACTTTTAGCCAAACATGCtactaattttaaaaaactatCCGATATTCTAACAGATACATCTTCAGATGACCGTTGCTCATATTTGCTTTATTGGACATACGAAAAAATGCTGAGCATTTTCGACAGAAGCACTGACACATCTCAGAACCATTATATCATTAATGAACTTAATGATACAatgattaaaattaataGAGAATTGACATCTGATAAAAgatgttcatattttattggtagaaatatttacgaatggcaaaaagagaaagatatgcatgattattttaaaaatcataaaaaaattagtgaaTGCATTGAAGCAGAGAATAGAAATTGTAATCAGTACTGTGCCTATctcaattatattaatgaTCTGTATATGAATTACATAAATAACTGCTGTGTGTGCTACAACAACCCTAATTCTGATTGTTCAAATATGTGTccaacatattttaaatgcaaaaaagacTATTATCCACCCGATCTGATAACTAAATTGAAATGCACAAACACTAATGCAAACACAAAATCCCCTAAAAGTGCAGATGAAGTATTCGCCTATTTAATCATCGATAGTGATGTCATAAGGAAAACGAATGTGCCATATTTAGGTACTTTTACCAATTTATTGTTTGATCCTATTAATCCTAATAATCCTATTAGTCCTAGTAATCCTATTAATACTATTATGCTACACGTTATTGCATCCATTGGagtatttttcatatttttcttattttataaagtaaatatttctatattaaaagtgaattttttacatgaattcatataa